The following proteins come from a genomic window of Thermodesulforhabdaceae bacterium:
- a CDS encoding HD domain-containing phosphohydrolase yields the protein MAKFYNISEILCALSYALDLADPALSNHHLRVCYIATELAKHLGLRKNHLEKVFVGALLHDIGFLSSKERLEALEFENFSSDACFPHCWLGYNLLKNIPYLEDIAEIVLNHHKSFEQNGKDENVSEPYIIHVADRIDALIVAAYFKSKTKGDSILKYTHHIVDKLQEKKSHFHPYLIESFKDLSARESFWLDLVSPELFYIIKTQNDFIASFADLAEFEKIAGILSKIIDYRTPFTVVHSSGVTAISTHIAELIGFSEEETLMIKIAGLLHDIGKIVVPTEILNKPGSLTPDETAIIKTHTYYTYKILNRIQGIDPIHIWAAFHHERLNGKGYPFKKRGNEIPLGARIVAIADVLSAITEDRPYRKGMSEEMAKKVMEDMVKSGALDKDIYGLVLANFDDLSQKRKMAQEIASREYLSIRKRSSC from the coding sequence ATGGCGAAATTTTACAACATTTCCGAAATACTTTGCGCTTTATCCTATGCTCTGGATTTAGCCGATCCTGCTTTATCTAATCATCATTTACGTGTTTGCTACATAGCAACTGAATTAGCAAAGCATTTAGGACTACGGAAAAACCACCTGGAAAAGGTTTTTGTAGGCGCTCTTTTACATGACATAGGATTCCTGTCTTCAAAGGAAAGACTGGAAGCACTGGAATTCGAAAATTTTTCGTCTGATGCCTGTTTTCCTCATTGCTGGTTAGGATACAATCTTTTGAAGAATATACCTTATCTGGAAGATATAGCTGAGATAGTCCTTAACCACCATAAAAGTTTCGAGCAAAACGGGAAAGACGAAAACGTTTCTGAACCATACATTATTCACGTAGCGGACAGAATAGATGCTCTAATTGTTGCTGCGTATTTTAAATCGAAAACAAAGGGGGATAGCATCCTTAAATATACCCATCACATTGTGGACAAGCTTCAAGAAAAAAAGTCACATTTCCATCCTTATCTTATAGAAAGTTTCAAGGATCTTTCAGCAAGAGAAAGTTTCTGGCTGGATCTGGTTTCACCTGAACTTTTCTATATAATTAAAACCCAAAACGATTTTATAGCTAGTTTTGCTGATTTGGCGGAATTTGAAAAAATTGCTGGAATATTATCAAAGATTATAGATTACAGAACTCCTTTTACGGTAGTCCATTCTTCAGGCGTAACAGCTATCTCTACTCATATTGCAGAACTTATAGGATTTTCCGAAGAAGAGACTCTAATGATAAAAATTGCAGGATTGCTACATGACATCGGAAAAATCGTTGTTCCCACAGAAATTCTCAACAAACCAGGTTCCTTAACGCCAGATGAAACCGCTATAATAAAAACTCACACTTATTACACTTACAAAATTCTTAACAGAATCCAAGGAATAGATCCTATCCATATATGGGCGGCCTTTCATCACGAAAGGTTAAACGGCAAAGGCTACCCATTCAAAAAAAGGGGGAATGAAATCCCCTTAGGTGCAAGAATCGTTGCTATAGCGGACGTTTTAAGTGCTATTACCGAAGATAGACCTTACAGAAAAGGAATGTCAGAAGAAATGGCAAAGAAAGTCATGGAAGACATGGTGAAAAGCGGCGCCCTTGATAAAGATATATACGGACTTGTTTTGGCTAACTTTGACGACCTGAGTCAAAAACGTAAGATGGCTCAAGAAATCGCCTCAAGGGAATACCTATCCATCAGGAAGCGATCCAGTTGTTAA
- a CDS encoding YfcE family phosphodiesterase produces the protein MRLGLVSDTHGETENLRLAVSLMMEKWQVDVLVHLGDECEDVEAVKDLWKGDLIQVPGVFCEHYRDPKIPNRLLKELKGYRVLFTHTKEPHANDLPGDVNPLELAARKDVEIVAYGHTHIPALSWELGILWINPGHLKTQDKKGYNPSFVVLNLEEKSVTAYLVNLRSGDSFAELKIRS, from the coding sequence TTGAGACTTGGTCTGGTAAGCGACACACACGGAGAAACAGAAAATCTGCGATTGGCGGTAAGCCTGATGATGGAAAAGTGGCAGGTGGATGTATTGGTTCATCTGGGTGATGAATGCGAAGATGTAGAAGCTGTAAAAGATCTATGGAAAGGGGATCTTATCCAGGTTCCCGGTGTTTTTTGCGAACATTACCGCGATCCTAAAATTCCGAACCGTTTGCTAAAGGAGTTAAAGGGTTACCGAGTGCTTTTTACTCACACGAAAGAACCTCATGCCAACGACCTGCCGGGAGATGTAAACCCTCTGGAGCTGGCAGCAAGAAAAGATGTAGAAATTGTTGCTTACGGTCACACTCACATTCCGGCTCTTTCTTGGGAATTGGGGATTTTATGGATTAATCCGGGTCACTTAAAAACCCAAGATAAGAAAGGATACAACCCAAGTTTTGTAGTGCTGAATTTGGAAGAAAAGAGCGTAACCGCTTACCTTGTAAATTTACGAAGCGGCGACTCCTTTGCAGAACTTAAAATTCGATCGTAA